DNA from Quercus lobata isolate SW786 chromosome 1, ValleyOak3.0 Primary Assembly, whole genome shotgun sequence:
CGGATTCTATTGGCCAACCATCCAGgctgatgctaaagcatatGTCAAAGTATGTGATCAATGTCAACGCTTCAGCAATATTCCCAGACAACCAGCAGAATATCTCACGCCAATGATGGCCCCTTGGCCtttcgcacaatggggactagacattttggggccctTTCCGACTGGAACTCGGCAAATGAAATTTCTGGTGGTGggaatagattacttcacaaaatgggtggaagccgaACCCTTAGCCAAAATTACGCAGCAGAATGTCAAGAActtcgtctggaagaacattgtatgcagattCGGAGTACCTAGAGTACTAGTGTCTGACAATGGACGACAGTTTGACAATACACCCTTCAGGGAATTTTGTGAACAGCTTGGAATgaagaaccattactcctcaccTTCCCACCCACAGGCCAATGGCTAGGCAGAAGTagcgaaccgatccttgctgagtagcgaaccgatccttgctgaagatcatcaagactcggctcgaaggggcaaagggaatatggccgGATGAATTACCAGGTGTTTTATGGGCTTATAGAACGACAGCGAGAACTCCAACAGGAGAGACTCCTTTTAAACTAGCCTACGGAAGCGAGGCAGTTATACCAGCAGAAGTACACATGACGAGCCACAGGGTGAGGAAGTATCAAGCTGAAGAAAACGAGGAACAGCTCCGTCTTAACCTTGACCTTATGGACGAGGTCAGGATGGATGCAGAGCAGAGGACAGCAAGGTACAAAAATCTAATGGCAAGACAATATGACGCtatggtgaagcctaggcgtttCAACATCGGGGATCTCGTCTTGAAGAGGGTTACCTTGGCAACAAGAAACCCGGCCTACGGGAAACTTggcccaaattgggaaggaccttatagggttatcaactgcaaaaggcaaggatcctactatttGGAAGCTTTGGATGGGCGGAGGCTGgaacacccttggaatgttgagcacCTCAGGAAGTACCATCAATAAGTGCTGACTCTTCACCAGTGTCCTTGGACGAGGTATCCGGACGAGCAGAAGTGTTTACTACTATTAAgtgtttttaagtattttaataatccCCTAGAAAGTACATTAGTGTCTTCACTTTTGTGCTATTCATGGATGAGTTGGTTTGTATTTCTAATTCAATAAGGCACTAGCTCATGAGCATGTGCCATGCCTGTGGACGAATGATTACATAAGTTTgggttttcaaatatatatattgttttaaagtatattattggAATCCTTATATGATCATTTAGATTGATCCGCAAAAAAGAAAGCGAGCATGGACGAATGAAATCCTTGGACGAAAGGACATATCGTCCATGAGCTCTCCTCCAAAGGAAAGATGAAAAGGTACATCCGTCCAAAGCAAGagacgagatgaaacctaagCTGAAAATGAAGCTAAGGTCCATCCGTCCGTAACACaggacgagatgaaacctaacccaaaattgaaactaaggttcatccgtccagaacataggacgagatgaaaaataagctgaaaataAAGCGAAGTTTCATCCGTCCAGAACAAAGGACGAGATGAAAAGGGAATACTCGTCTAGACCTCAAGACGAGATGAATTCCCAAAAGTGTTCGTCCAAGACGCGGACGAGCGAAGACTTCAAAACTAGCTTAACAATCCATTACATTGGACGAGAAATCGCTAAAAAGTCTAATCATCAAGGACGACAAAATGATCGTCCATAATTTTGGAATAATGAAAAATCTAGCCAAAAGGAATCAATTTACTTTCTTGGTGATGTAATAAAATTCACCCCCATGCCCAAGACGAGGTGAAGTGAATTCCTAGATGGACGAACCACAcattgatgaaaataaaaatttcatacatAAAGCTGGAAACATATATATTCAAACACAATGGAAGTAAAAATAGAAGTATTCATTTCTTTCATGAAATTCAAGGGTGGACGACCAACGTCCAAAAACCCCTTTAGTTttgaatatgaaaatgtatataaaactcGTCCATAATCCTGGACGAGATGATTGTACTtgcataaactttaaaaaagaaaaagaagtaaaaagcccaaaacaacagGCACTTCTATGAAAAggcaaataaaagtaaattttctaaggaaataGATTTCACTTGGGCAAGCTCGTCTTGGGATCGTCCTGAATGACTTCAGTGTTAGCATCGTCCATGATGTTGACGTCCTCGGAACTCGTCTGCAACGCGGAACTCTCTGTAGCAAGAGGGAGCTTGAACGAGTTGAAGTCCAAATCAGGATACGCCTCTTGGCATCAGCACGGAAGTCTTCATACCCAGCTGCATAATGACTGTCTAGACGATTCTTGTACTCGTCAGACTTCTTAAAGGCAGCAATTGCTTCCTCACGTGCCTTCTCCAAGGACGAGGTAAGCTCTGAAACTTGTCCCTCGAGATGGACGATGCGGGTATCCTTCTCTAAGTTGTCAGCTTTGAGCTCCTCTACTTCGTTCTTCAACTTCGTCTCGCTTCCCAGCAGACGATTAAAATCCTCTGTCAACCTAATGACCTCCCCCTTCTTGAGCAAAACCTCATGGCCCAGCTCCTTAGCCTTATCCTTGGCTGTCTTGGCCTCTGTAGCAAGCTCCTTGGCCTGGCAGGTCGCTGTATAAAACTTTGACATAGCCTGCATTTGGACGAAAAGGAGTTAGAcatttcattcaaaattaaatgtctACACACAAGGACGAGGAAGAAATTTACCTTGAAAAGGTCATGGATGCCAGAACGCTCAAACTCCTTCACTGACATGTTGTAACATTCGTTAACCTCATGATCAGTGACGATCCCTTTGAACGTCCTCCATGCATAACCCTCGTCCAGAACCAAATTAGAGGGACGATCAGAGGATTCAGACGAGCCAGACTTGTGAGAAGTTTTGGGAGCAGGGGGAGGATCAGACGGAACAGGATGAACCGTTTGGACGGGCTCCACGTCCACCACAGGCTCGTCCAAGTTCACTGTTGGTGGCACGAACTTGGGAACCTTTGGAAGGGAAGtccttggtttttgttttttgtggccACGACGACTGGGGAGGTCGTCCAGATCCACAGTACTCGAGATTGATTTAGACTTCCTCTTCCCAGCCTGGACGGAAGCCACTTTAGCAGTAGGGGCAGCAACATCCTCGTCCCCGCTAGCCACTGTTTTCTCCTTGTTTTCCCTCATCGTGCTTATTCCTATGATGAggaaatttaatataaaaaaaagaaaaaaaaaaagggaaaggagaGCTGAAACAGTGGACGATCACTTACTTCGACGAGTGAGCTCCTCGTGACTTAAATTCTCAGCAGTAGGAGTTGGACCGAGTCCCCAAGTTGCTAGACGAGAAAAAGTAACCAAGTCGTGGAAAGTCCTTCCTGGAAAAGTGCGAACCACTTCTATCTGATCCAAGAAAAACTTATCCAAACGTGGACGAACGACAGCTGCATCACCAAGATAAAAGGTTAGACGAGTGACAGATAAAAATTTTTTGAAGGACAAACAagataaaatggaaagaaaaacataccctCAGGACGAAGACGACCTAGAGGGCTGGTAAAAGGAGGGAAGAGGGGAATACCCACATCAGCTGGGTCCCCAGCCCAATttccagaaataataaaaaattcttttttccaaagccGGTCAGACGAACTACGGCCCGTTATTAAACTGTAATATGAACCTCTGGACGAGAACTGGTAGAACCCAGCAGATTTTTTGATCTCTGAGGGCTTATAAcagtaaaggaactcgtccactgtaaTTGGACGGTTCCCTTCCAATGCCTCACGCCATAATATTTGCATGGCAACTATCGTCCTCCAACCATTGGGGTTGAGCTGGTTTGGCCCAATACCCAACCTTTGGAAGAGGTCTCTGCAGAAAGAGTTTAAGGGAAACCTAAGGCCAGCTAATAGGTAAGAAGCGTATACCCCTAAGCCAGAGGAAGGGgaacaacacc
Protein-coding regions in this window:
- the LOC115951372 gene encoding uncharacterized protein LOC115951372; translation: MPSSSSLEREIDDYQDGSSESDGSVDSSSCSDSSDEHYSSGVPGIPLEEFQEQRHRAAFGSGASSSRQPSSPPQDEEEDEDVIYSCAPEVASTLDGAKLKTLVDRYQIPKELNPRLPQPGEWCCSPSSGLGVYASYLLAGLRFPLNSFCRDLFQRLGIGPNQLNPNGWRTIVAMQILWREALEGNRPITVDEFLYCYKPSEIKKSAGFYQFSSRGSYYSLITGRSSSDRLWKKEFFIISGNWAGDPADVGIPLFPPFTSPLGRLRPEAVVRPRLDKFFLDQIEVVRTFPGRTFHDLVTFSRLATWGLGPTPTAENLSHEELTRRRISTMRENKEKTVASGDEDVAAPTAKVASVQAGKRKSKSISSTVDLDDLPSRRGHKKQKPRTSLPKVPKFVPPTVNLDEPVVDVEPVQTVHPVPSDPPPAPKTSHKSGSSESSDRPSNLVLDEGYAWRTFKGIVTDHEVNECYNMSVKEFERSGIHDLFKAMSKFYTATCQAKELATEAKTAKDKAKELGHEVLLKKGEVIRLTEDFNRLLGSETKLKNEVEELKADNLEKDTRIVHLEGQVSELTSSLEKAREEAIAAFKKSDEYKNRLDSHYAAGYEDFRADAKRQSSALQTSSEDVNIMDDANTEVIQDDPKTSLPK